Proteins found in one Neurospora crassa OR74A linkage group II, whole genome shotgun sequence genomic segment:
- a CDS encoding cytochrome-c oxidase chain VIIc, giving the protein MFSRVALRAAPRQQPFSLVARRTFQTTRAQLSSPYHYPEGPRSNLPFNPKTRFFWFRYLMYCVVGFGSPVAIAVWQTYRPRS; this is encoded by the exons ATGTTCTCCCGTGTTGCCCTCCGCGCGGCTCCCCGCCAACAGCCCTTCAGCCTCGTTGCTCGCCGCACCTTCCAGACCACCCGCGCCCAGCTCTCGTCGCCCTACCACTACCCCGAGGGTCCCCGCTCCAACCTGCCCTTCAACCCCAAGACCCGCTTCTTCTGGTTCCGTTACCTGATGTACTGCGTCGTCGGCTTCGGCTCCCCTGTTGCCATTGCCG TCTGGCAGACCTACCGCCCCCGCTCCTAA
- a CDS encoding glutathione reductase, variant, whose protein sequence is MPSLSFLVRPSVVSSRLASGRVGSLSRHFSVTALNMAPISRETDFLVIGGGSGGIATARAAAGKYGIKSMVVEGKRLGGTCVNVGCVPKKVTFYAALVAETIHQAKDYGFSVEQTAPFDWPTFKQKRDAYVARLNGIYERNLANDKVEYVHGWAKLLSPNSVEVTLDDGTKSVVNAKKILIAVGGNPTIPPHIPGSEYGTNSDGFFDIDTLPKKVALVGAGYIAVEFAGMLNALGVETHLFIRHDTFLRSFDPMIQQVSVKEYERIGVKVHKKSQLTSVQKDAAGKLAINFKEGEGEQSISDVDHLIWAVGRTPAVEGLGLDKAGVKTNEKGYIEVDEYQNTSTENIYAVGDVCGQVELTPVAIAAGRKLAARLFGPEEFRTLKLNYDNVPSVVFAHPEIGSIGLTEPEAVAKYGAENLKIYKSSFTAMYYAMMKPEDKAPTAYKLICAGPEEKVVGLHIIGLGSGEILQGFGVAVNMGATKADFDNCVAIHPTSAEELVTLK, encoded by the exons ATGCCCTCTCTGTCCTTCCTTGTCCGACCTTCTGTTGTCTCGTCCAGACTAGCTTCAGGCCGAGTTGGTTCGTTATCTAGACATTTCTCCGTCACAGCTCTCAACATGGCTCCCATTTCCAGAGAAACCGACTTCCTTGTCAttggtggtggcagtggtGGCATCGCGACTGCccgcgctgctgctggcaaGTATGGCATCAAGTCCATGGTAGTCGAGGGCAAGCGTTTGGGAGGTACATGCGTCAACGTTGG CTGCGTGCCCAAAAAGGTCACCTTCTACGCCGCTCTTGTTGCCGAAACCATTCACCAGGCCAAGGACTACGGCTTCAGCGTCGAGCAAACTGCTCCCTTCGACTGGCCTACCTTCAAGCAAAAGCGCGACGCTTATGTCGCCCGTCTCAACGGCATCTATGAGCGCAACCTCGCCAACGACAAGGTCGAGTATGTGCACGGCTGGGCCAAGCTCCTGTCCCCCAACTCGGTTGAGGTTACTCTTGATGACGGTACCAAGTCGGTCGTCAACGCCAAGAAGATCCTGATCGCCGTGGGCGGCAACCCGACCATCCCTCCCCATATCCCCGGCTCAGAATACGGCACCAACAGCGACGGCTTCTTCGACATCGACACCCTCCCCAAGAAGGTTGCCCTTGTTGGCGCCGGTTATATCGCTGTCGAGTTTGCTGGCATGTTGAACGCCCTTGGCGTGGAGACTCATCTCTTCATCCGCCACGATACCTTCCTTCGTAGCTTCGATCCTATGATCCAGCAGGTGTCGGTTAAGGAGTATGAGCGCATCGGGGTCAAGGTCCACAAGAAGAGCCAACTCACCAGTGTCCAGAAGGATGCGGCGGGCAAGCTGGCCATCAACTTCAAAGAGGGTGAGGGCGAGCAGTCTATTTCCGACGTTGACCATCTCATCTGGGCTGTTGGTCGCACGCCGGCGGTCGAGGGTCTCGGCTTGGACAAGGCGGGTGTCAAGACCAACGAAAAGGGCTACATTGAGGTGGACGAGTACCAGAACACCAGCACCGAGAACATCTACGCCGTTGGTGATGTGTGCGGTCAGGTTGAGTTGACCCCCGTCGCCATTGCTGCCGGTCGCAAGCTGGCCGCCCGTCTGTTTGGCCCCGAGGAGTTCAGGACACTCAAGCTGAACTATGATAATGTGCCATCCGTTGTGTTCGCCCATCCTGAAATCGGTTCCATTGGCCTTACCGAGCCCGAGGCGGTTGCCAAGTACGGCGCCGAGAACCTCAAAATCTACAAGTCTAGCTTCACTGCCATGTACTACGCCATGATGAAGCCTGAGGATAAGGCACCGACCGCCTACAAGCTCATTTGCGCCGGCCCCGAGGAGAAGGTTGTTGGTCTGCACATTATCGGCCTTGGCAGCGGCGAGATCCTCCAGGGCTTCGGTGTGGCCGTCAACATGGGCGCGACCAAAGCCGACTTCGACAACTGCGTGGCTATTCACCCCACCAGCGCTGAGGAGTTGGTGACCCTCAAGTAA